One part of the Denticeps clupeoides chromosome 16, fDenClu1.1, whole genome shotgun sequence genome encodes these proteins:
- the lmo1 gene encoding rhombotin-1: protein MVLDKEEGVPMLSVQPKGKQKGCAGCNRKIKDRYLLKALDKYWHEDCLKCACCDCRLGEVGSTLYTKANLILCRRDYLRLFGTTGNCAACSKLIPAFEMVMRARDNVYHLDCFACQLCNQRFCVGDKFFLKNNMILCQMDYEEGQLNGSFETQVQ, encoded by the exons GTGTGCCGATGCTCTCCGTACAGCCCAAAGGGAAGCAGAAGGGCTGCGCCGGCTGCAATCGCAAGATTAAAGACCGCTACCTGCTCAAGGCCCTGGACAAGTACTGGCACGAGGACTGCCTGAAGTGCGCCTGCTGCGACTGCCGTCTAGGCGAGGTGGGCTCCACCCTCTACACCAAAGCCAACCTCATCCTCTGCCGCCGGGACTACCTGAG GCTCTTCGGTACGACGGGGAACTGTGCCGCCTGCAGTAAACTCATCCCAGCCTTTGAAATGGTGATGAGGGCCAGAGATAATGTTTACCATTTGGACTGTTTTGCCTGTCAGCTTTGTAACCAGAG GTTTTGCGTGGGGGACAAGTTTTTCCTAAAGAACAACATGATTCTTTGTCAGATGGACTATGAGGAAGGACAGCTGAACGGGAGCTTTGAGACACAGGTCCAATAG